One genomic segment of Sphingobacteriales bacterium includes these proteins:
- a CDS encoding translocation/assembly module TamB domain-containing protein has protein sequence MKKVYRFFSWFFWLVLLLALLLAGLVGFVLSSVKAQTYLTKQGIAFLANYLNTEISYSDVSVDIFNNITCDNLLIRDWDCDTLLYTGKAKIDISELALLQQRVVIENIELHEPYFRLVRKPYETYTNLDYLLKQYPKANNSKPANNLADTLAKINDTGFTWDLNLHTLTLTEGRFSFADGDNNTLTASNLKKLSLAVERLDLAKKTMQIEQILIDGVNFTLFEGKRLHPKKPKDYSQIVHITPAGWQINIGSFLVKQSQALVITDSSATVKQGLINSKKLKLTDINLDAGPVSIANDTIKTQLLIGVTEQNADLTIQELKAKALITATGLQLDDLLLSTANSNISGKLGLQYSTLYNFNDFVNLVGINLDLAKNSQLSLKDIAHFSSGLNGNSNLNKFMAYPVKIGGQITGRIPKLKAQNLEVQFKNTVLRGNVKLRGLPDIKNTNIDADIASLNTDINEVKYFLPNNAKLPSQLNTLGKVQMAGLFVGYINEFIAEATVKTAVGTIKSDLKMALKGTANTTYSGRISAQNLDLGALTNKPELLGKTSFDVNAAGKGLSLATLATHLNGKIEYLTLKNYQYNNIEINGDIKQQFFAGIVDVNDANLNLDFDGKIDFSQATPQYRFNAKVDKANLHQLNLLAANAMGGNLTLNGIAEIELSGTNLDDIVGKANLTDLVINKSGKPVTFKTFKFVADKNTSTNERNLRIESDIADANISGNFTFKDIVPAIQDYLSAYFPRYVKPKGAPLQHINFDISFKNTQNLADLFNIKLEKLAYGIAKGNINTGTRRSEIFFEAKQVVYDGIVLDDASVEANSDTRFLNFKTKANAINIKNKQNFAQLKLEGKAHADSIDFDLALAPDTAHNRLRADGLFVTGDTLKLFLNRTDIVIKNEGWETTTGRFFYKDQQYFLVDDIVLRNGAKQILLRSEPSPTLKNITELQLENIDIKEFEYIKTISNLGLGGIVNGVVNVSDLFNQQIAYGELEISDLVFFKQYMARGRIKIEKTGNDPLLSFMAITDGGDYKLRVDGSYKLRQKNNPDNLDLVAVIDQAPTSFASAFIGTIASDIEGTFGGKMRIVGPTSALRFDGRVMLRNTSATIDMLQTNYRLHNQFLEFRDNGLFLDLNITDRDKKTASVKGNIDLSDFKNIRMDVNIATAEPFLFMDTKYTDNPLYYGTAYGIGNVHIYGPVTGLALDIAATTTKGTVINLPISTETSTGQSTIYSFINKADTLKLDSIKLAEKALTTIPISTGVRVDMDLNITSDAAINIIFDEATGDIIKGHGRGNLQIDVNTIGDFYMGIYGKYELTDGEYLFTLQEFVKKKFSISGGSTITFNGDPYQATLDVDAIHQVKTSRIDLFTQTERETLTANEANELKKVIPIDVVLKMTGSLFKPDLSFNIIPRETNPSLATNLAQGKLEELIAAGDNELSKQIFGLLVINKFMPPDQFNLDIGSSATATVTEWISSYMSNFLNESLGRYLGGTQINVGFDANSQNTETGEKVATNTVDIELQKKLLNDRLTLQIGGSVDVSGEKQATQGNNATNFATDLLVLYDLTPDGAYKIKAFNKYDSDVLNGLYNKAGVAITFTHEFDKLKEIIPKKPNKK, from the coding sequence GTGAAAAAAGTATATCGTTTTTTTTCGTGGTTTTTTTGGTTGGTTTTACTGTTGGCGTTGTTGCTGGCGGGCTTGGTAGGTTTTGTATTGAGTTCGGTTAAGGCACAAACCTATTTAACCAAGCAGGGTATTGCCTTTTTGGCAAATTACCTGAACACCGAAATTAGCTATAGCGATGTATCGGTTGATATTTTTAATAATATAACTTGCGATAATTTATTAATTAGAGACTGGGATTGTGATACTTTATTGTACACAGGCAAGGCTAAAATTGATATTTCGGAGCTTGCCTTGCTGCAGCAACGAGTTGTAATTGAAAACATTGAGCTACACGAGCCATACTTTAGGTTAGTCCGGAAACCTTACGAAACTTATACCAATTTAGACTATTTGCTTAAACAATACCCTAAGGCAAATAACAGTAAACCGGCCAATAATCTTGCCGACACATTAGCCAAAATTAATGACACAGGGTTTACTTGGGATTTAAACTTGCATACGCTTACCCTTACCGAAGGGCGTTTTAGCTTCGCTGATGGCGACAATAATACTTTGACGGCATCTAACTTAAAAAAACTATCACTTGCAGTTGAACGCTTGGATTTAGCTAAAAAAACCATGCAGATTGAGCAAATTTTAATTGATGGTGTTAATTTTACTTTATTCGAGGGCAAACGACTTCACCCTAAGAAACCCAAAGATTACTCGCAAATAGTGCATATAACCCCTGCGGGTTGGCAAATTAATATAGGCTCATTTTTGGTCAAACAATCGCAGGCTTTAGTAATTACAGATAGCTCGGCAACGGTAAAACAAGGCTTGATTAATTCAAAAAAATTAAAACTTACCGATATTAATCTCGATGCTGGCCCTGTGAGCATAGCCAACGACACCATAAAAACCCAACTGTTAATAGGTGTAACCGAGCAAAATGCCGACCTAACTATACAGGAGCTAAAAGCCAAAGCATTAATTACCGCCACCGGACTTCAGCTTGACGATTTGCTATTAAGCACAGCAAATAGCAATATTAGCGGTAAATTAGGATTGCAATACTCTACTTTATACAATTTTAACGATTTTGTAAACTTAGTGGGCATTAACCTTGACCTGGCCAAAAACTCGCAGTTAAGCTTAAAAGATATTGCCCATTTTTCATCCGGATTAAATGGAAATTCTAATTTAAATAAATTTATGGCTTATCCGGTTAAAATTGGCGGCCAAATAACAGGTAGAATCCCAAAACTTAAAGCACAAAACCTCGAAGTACAATTTAAAAATACGGTATTGCGCGGAAATGTAAAATTGCGCGGACTTCCGGATATAAAAAATACAAATATTGATGCCGATATAGCCAGTTTAAATACGGATATTAACGAAGTTAAATACTTTTTGCCCAATAATGCCAAACTGCCTTCGCAACTAAACACCTTGGGTAAAGTACAAATGGCAGGGTTGTTTGTAGGTTATATTAACGAGTTTATTGCCGAAGCCACTGTAAAAACAGCAGTTGGCACCATAAAGTCTGACCTAAAAATGGCGTTAAAGGGAACGGCTAACACCACTTACTCGGGGCGCATAAGTGCCCAGAATTTAGACTTAGGCGCGCTGACAAACAAACCCGAACTGCTTGGTAAAACAAGTTTTGACGTAAACGCCGCTGGCAAAGGATTGAGCCTGGCAACATTGGCAACCCACTTAAATGGTAAAATTGAATATCTAACCCTTAAAAACTACCAATACAACAATATAGAAATTAATGGCGACATAAAACAACAGTTTTTTGCAGGTATAGTTGACGTTAATGACGCTAACTTGAATTTAGATTTTGACGGAAAAATAGATTTTTCGCAAGCAACCCCGCAGTACAGGTTTAACGCCAAAGTAGATAAAGCTAATTTGCATCAACTTAATTTGCTTGCTGCCAATGCTATGGGTGGCAATTTAACCCTAAACGGTATTGCCGAGATAGAACTATCGGGTACAAATTTAGACGATATTGTTGGCAAAGCTAATTTAACTGATCTTGTAATTAACAAATCCGGAAAACCCGTTACCTTTAAAACCTTTAAGTTTGTTGCCGATAAAAATACCAGTACCAACGAACGAAACCTCCGAATAGAATCAGATATAGCCGACGCCAATATTTCCGGAAATTTTACTTTTAAAGATATAGTGCCGGCTATTCAAGATTATTTATCGGCTTATTTTCCGCGTTATGTTAAGCCCAAAGGCGCGCCCTTGCAACATATAAATTTTGATATTAGCTTTAAAAATACCCAAAACTTAGCCGATTTGTTTAATATTAAACTCGAAAAATTGGCTTACGGCATCGCCAAGGGCAATATCAATACCGGCACGCGTCGCTCTGAAATATTTTTTGAAGCAAAACAAGTTGTGTACGATGGCATTGTTTTAGATGATGCCAGTGTAGAAGCAAATTCAGATACCCGCTTTTTAAATTTTAAAACCAAAGCTAATGCAATAAATATTAAAAATAAACAAAACTTTGCTCAACTTAAATTAGAAGGTAAAGCCCATGCCGACAGTATTGATTTTGATCTGGCCTTAGCCCCCGATACTGCCCATAACCGACTTAGAGCCGATGGCCTTTTTGTTACCGGCGATACCCTTAAATTGTTTTTAAACCGTACCGATATTGTAATTAAAAATGAAGGATGGGAAACAACAACCGGCCGCTTTTTTTACAAAGACCAACAGTATTTTTTAGTTGATGATATTGTGCTTCGAAATGGTGCGAAACAAATTTTGCTTCGCAGCGAACCCTCGCCAACCCTTAAAAATATAACTGAACTACAATTAGAGAATATTGACATCAAAGAGTTTGAATACATTAAAACAATTTCCAACTTAGGATTGGGCGGAATAGTAAACGGGGTGGTAAATGTTTCTGATTTGTTTAATCAACAAATTGCATATGGCGAGTTGGAAATTAGCGACTTGGTTTTTTTCAAACAATATATGGCACGAGGTCGGATAAAAATTGAAAAAACCGGAAATGATCCTCTACTGTCATTTATGGCAATTACCGACGGCGGCGACTACAAACTACGAGTTGATGGGAGCTACAAACTGCGCCAAAAAAATAATCCGGATAATTTAGACCTTGTAGCGGTTATTGACCAAGCACCTACAAGCTTTGCCTCGGCATTTATTGGCACAATTGCCTCTGACATTGAAGGCACATTTGGCGGAAAAATGCGTATCGTAGGCCCAACATCTGCCCTAAGGTTTGACGGCAGAGTAATGTTGCGCAACACCTCTGCTACCATTGATATGCTGCAAACAAACTACCGGCTGCACAACCAATTTTTAGAGTTTAGAGACAATGGTTTATTTTTAGACCTGAATATAACCGACCGAGATAAAAAAACAGCAAGTGTAAAAGGCAATATTGATTTGTCGGACTTTAAAAATATCCGGATGGATGTGAATATTGCAACCGCCGAACCGTTCTTGTTCATGGATACAAAATATACCGATAATCCACTGTATTATGGCACTGCATACGGCATAGGAAATGTCCATATTTATGGGCCCGTAACGGGTTTGGCACTCGATATAGCCGCCACAACCACCAAAGGCACCGTTATAAATTTACCCATTAGCACCGAAACAAGTACAGGGCAAAGCACTATATACTCGTTTATTAACAAAGCCGATACCCTAAAACTCGACAGTATTAAATTGGCCGAAAAAGCACTTACAACCATCCCAATTTCAACGGGTGTGCGGGTAGATATGGACTTAAATATAACCAGCGATGCCGCTATAAATATTATTTTTGATGAGGCAACCGGCGATATTATTAAAGGACACGGACGCGGCAATTTACAAATTGACGTAAACACTATTGGCGATTTTTATATGGGAATTTATGGTAAATACGAGCTGACCGATGGTGAGTACTTATTTACCCTGCAAGAGTTTGTAAAGAAAAAATTTAGCATTAGCGGTGGCAGCACTATAACCTTTAACGGCGACCCCTACCAGGCAACCCTCGATGTAGATGCCATTCATCAGGTAAAAACCAGTCGTATTGACTTGTTTACCCAAACCGAACGCGAAACCTTAACGGCAAATGAAGCCAACGAACTTAAAAAAGTTATACCCATTGATGTAGTGCTAAAAATGACTGGTTCGTTATTTAAACCCGACCTTAGCTTTAATATTATTCCGCGCGAAACTAATCCATCATTAGCAACAAATTTGGCACAGGGCAAATTAGAAGAGCTAATTGCCGCCGGCGATAACGAACTTAGTAAACAAATATTTGGTTTGCTGGTAATCAATAAATTTATGCCCCCCGACCAGTTTAACCTCGACATTGGCAGCAGTGCAACAGCTACCGTTACCGAATGGATTTCGAGCTATATGTCTAACTTTTTAAACGAATCGCTTGGGCGCTACTTAGGCGGCACACAAATAAACGTAGGTTTTGATGCCAATAGCCAAAATACCGAAACGGGCGAAAAGGTTGCCACCAATACCGTTGATATTGAATTGCAAAAAAAATTACTTAACGACCGCTTAACCTTACAAATTGGCGGCAGTGTAGATGTTAGCGGCGAAAAACAAGCAACACAAGGCAATAACGCAACTAATTTTGCTACCGACCTTTTAGTATTATACGACTTAACTCCAGATGGTGCCTATAAAATAAAAGCCTTTAATAAATACGATAGCGATGTATTAAATGGCCTTTATAACAAGGCAGGGGTGGCCATAACCTTTACCCACGAGTTTGATAAACTAAAAGAAATTATACCCAAAAAACCAAATAAAAAATAA
- a CDS encoding M20/M25/M40 family metallo-hydrolase, producing the protein MKKSIPFIALSIIASVYLYSQTNSLLILENERATIIRKIFDEALVKGQSYQNLTHLCKQVGNRLAGSPQAAAAVEWGRQTLLAANADTVYLQPCMVTHWVRGQHEEGRFISKRIGHEPIKLCALGGSVATDPAGLHAPIIMIQSLSELDKLSPKQVKGKIVYLHRPFDEALISTFSAYSGCAGDRYTGAPKAAKLGAVGFILRSLGSPVDDYPHTGSMGYVDSLPKIPAAAVSTKSGDWMKQMIEKDPEASFYLNLDCQSYPDAPSFNVIGEIKGTEHPEEVILVGGHLDSWDKGEGAHDDGAGVVHSIEVLRILKAQGLKPKRTIRCVLFMNEENGAKGAKEYARVAAIKKTERCIFALVSDRGGFTPRGFSIDALPDKIEGAYNQVRNYNDLLAPYGIHQFEKGFSGVDVAPLKEHGTVTSGYIPDSQRYFDYHHTDADVLEAVNQRELELGAGAITALIWLISEDGWK; encoded by the coding sequence ATGAAAAAATCTATTCCTTTTATTGCGCTTTCAATTATAGCCAGCGTTTACCTATACAGCCAAACCAATTCGCTTTTAATATTAGAGAATGAACGCGCTACCATCATCCGGAAAATTTTTGACGAAGCATTGGTAAAGGGGCAATCTTACCAAAACCTTACCCATCTTTGCAAACAGGTAGGCAACCGTTTAGCAGGGTCGCCACAGGCCGCCGCCGCCGTTGAATGGGGCAGGCAAACCCTCTTAGCCGCTAATGCCGATACCGTTTACCTTCAGCCTTGTATGGTTACCCATTGGGTGCGCGGCCAACACGAAGAAGGACGCTTTATTTCAAAACGAATTGGCCACGAACCTATAAAATTATGTGCTTTAGGAGGCTCAGTAGCAACCGACCCAGCCGGATTGCATGCGCCAATTATTATGATTCAATCGTTAAGCGAATTAGATAAACTAAGCCCCAAGCAAGTAAAAGGTAAAATAGTTTATTTACACCGCCCTTTCGACGAGGCTTTGATTAGCACTTTCTCGGCCTATAGTGGCTGTGCCGGAGACAGGTACACCGGCGCACCAAAAGCAGCCAAATTAGGTGCGGTAGGTTTTATTTTGCGCTCGTTAGGAAGCCCCGTTGACGATTACCCGCATACCGGAAGCATGGGCTATGTGGACAGTTTGCCCAAAATACCGGCTGCAGCCGTAAGCACAAAATCCGGAGATTGGATGAAACAAATGATTGAAAAAGACCCCGAAGCTTCGTTTTACTTGAATTTAGATTGCCAATCGTACCCCGATGCGCCAAGTTTTAATGTGATAGGCGAAATTAAAGGTACCGAACATCCGGAAGAAGTAATTTTAGTAGGCGGCCACTTAGATAGCTGGGATAAAGGCGAAGGTGCCCACGACGATGGCGCAGGAGTGGTTCATTCAATAGAAGTGTTGCGTATTTTAAAAGCACAAGGACTAAAACCCAAACGAACTATACGGTGCGTACTTTTTATGAACGAAGAGAACGGCGCCAAAGGTGCTAAAGAATATGCCCGAGTAGCTGCCATTAAAAAAACCGAACGTTGTATTTTTGCCTTAGTAAGCGACCGAGGTGGATTTACCCCGCGCGGTTTCTCTATTGATGCTCTTCCGGATAAAATTGAAGGCGCATACAATCAAGTGCGCAATTATAACGATTTGTTGGCCCCCTATGGCATTCATCAGTTTGAAAAAGGATTTTCGGGCGTTGATGTTGCCCCACTTAAAGAACATGGTACGGTTACAAGCGGCTATATTCCCGACTCGCAACGCTATTTTGACTACCACCATACCGATGCCGACGTATTAGAGGCAGTTAACCAACGCGAGTTAGAGTTAGGTGCAGGCGCAATAACCGCGTTAATATGGCTTATTAGCGAAGACGGGTGGAAATAA
- a CDS encoding ABC transporter permease subunit, translated as MIPTFLGATFLVFLILQLVPGGPFDKAVMQLKAAEMQGSGEGGAASGSRIAGSEMLSPEQLANLRRQYGLDKPILVRYLIWLGFYPRNVNEKTIGLSEPFRETLRYVSANSQTYAIQRWVKIEKDNSGKPQFFVSGVGSDFKFSDKYPELPNFTEINNWMPNSEWKIDKEAANGQYATVKPKFSGILTGDLGMSDKFRRPVISLIADRLHISAYFGIIGFIVTYLVCIPLGIAKAIKHNSNFDVVSSAIIFLGYSIPAFAMGVLLLVLFGGGSFWDVIPLGGFRPDNWEELTFVQKIIGQLKHTIAPLLCYLIGSFATLTMLMKNSLLENLGLDYVRTAFAKGLPEKKVVLKHAVRNSLIPIATGLGHFIGIFLTGSYLLEKVFNIHGIGLLGFEAVLGSDYPLIMGSLVISIVILLLGNLISDLLYVAVDPRIKFN; from the coding sequence ATGATACCAACTTTTTTGGGTGCTACTTTTTTAGTTTTTCTAATTTTACAATTAGTGCCCGGTGGCCCGTTTGACAAAGCTGTCATGCAGTTAAAAGCAGCCGAAATGCAAGGAAGTGGCGAAGGAGGTGCCGCATCGGGCAGCCGTATAGCAGGTAGCGAAATGTTAAGCCCCGAACAATTAGCTAATTTGCGCCGCCAATATGGCTTAGATAAACCTATTTTGGTGCGCTATTTAATTTGGCTTGGGTTTTACCCACGCAATGTCAACGAAAAAACAATAGGCTTAAGCGAGCCTTTCCGCGAAACACTTCGGTATGTATCGGCAAACTCGCAAACTTATGCCATACAAAGATGGGTTAAAATTGAAAAAGATAATTCCGGAAAACCCCAATTTTTTGTGAGCGGGGTAGGAAGCGATTTTAAATTTTCAGATAAATATCCGGAGTTACCCAATTTTACCGAAATCAATAACTGGATGCCTAACTCCGAATGGAAAATTGACAAAGAAGCCGCTAACGGCCAATATGCTACGGTGAAACCCAAATTTAGCGGAATTTTAACCGGAGACTTAGGGATGTCAGATAAATTTAGGCGACCCGTTATTAGCCTGATTGCCGACAGGCTACATATTTCGGCCTATTTTGGCATTATTGGTTTTATAGTTACTTATTTGGTTTGTATTCCGTTAGGTATCGCCAAAGCCATTAAACACAATTCAAATTTTGATGTAGTTAGTAGCGCTATCATTTTTTTAGGCTACTCAATACCAGCGTTTGCCATGGGCGTATTGTTGTTAGTTTTGTTTGGGGGCGGCAGTTTTTGGGATGTTATTCCGTTGGGTGGCTTTAGACCCGATAACTGGGAAGAATTAACGTTTGTTCAAAAAATAATAGGGCAATTAAAACATACTATTGCCCCGCTCCTTTGCTATTTAATAGGCAGTTTTGCCACCTTAACTATGCTTATGAAAAACTCGTTGCTCGAAAACTTAGGCTTAGATTATGTTAGAACTGCATTTGCCAAAGGCCTTCCGGAAAAAAAAGTAGTTTTAAAGCACGCCGTCCGGAACTCTTTAATTCCTATTGCTACCGGATTAGGGCATTTTATTGGTATCTTTTTAACGGGTTCGTATTTGCTCGAGAAAGTATTTAATATCCACGGAATTGGGCTTTTGGGTTTTGAGGCGGTACTTGGCTCAGATTACCCGCTTATTATGGGCAGCTTGGTTATTAGTATTGTCATTTTGTTGTTGGGCAATTTAATTTCCGATTTGTTGTATGTAGCCGTTGACCCCCGTATTAAATTTAATTAA
- a CDS encoding ABC transporter permease subunit: protein MSNKSSTQTTPKSESIFQKRWNNFKKIKRAYYSLILLGFLYLLSFLAPLLVNNKPIVVSYNGGTYFPAFADLFGGILPVSYKDAAFYGQTELFGRPHQGAPHFRELKKQWKSQSTGNNNWMLMPLYPYDPVEVLSFEEAGNRGFPTPPDGQNILGTDKKGRDVFARVVYGFQISITLALIVVFFSKLIGILVGGALGYYGGKLDIYALRFIEVFSFVPFLFMVMILVQFIKPNLFFLAMLLVILGGWIGTTYYVRAEYYREKSRDYVSAAKAMGASDFKIMYQHILPNALTPVITFIPFSIVGSITSLVGLDFLGFGLQPPTPSWGELIQQGMDDIKEYWLIMTPLVMMFFTLTTITFIGEGIRQAFDPRNYSRLR from the coding sequence ATGTCTAATAAATCATCAACCCAAACTACTCCTAAATCTGAATCTATTTTTCAAAAACGGTGGAATAATTTTAAAAAAATAAAACGCGCTTATTATTCGTTAATTTTACTTGGTTTTCTATACTTACTTTCGTTTTTAGCACCTTTATTAGTTAACAATAAACCAATAGTGGTTAGTTATAATGGTGGTACGTATTTTCCGGCATTTGCCGATTTGTTTGGAGGTATTTTACCAGTATCGTATAAAGATGCTGCTTTTTATGGCCAAACCGAGTTGTTTGGCCGCCCTCACCAAGGGGCACCGCATTTTAGAGAGCTAAAAAAACAATGGAAATCACAAAGCACCGGCAACAATAACTGGATGCTAATGCCTTTATACCCCTACGACCCTGTTGAAGTTTTGTCGTTCGAGGAGGCTGGCAACAGAGGGTTCCCTACCCCCCCAGACGGGCAAAATATATTGGGCACCGATAAAAAAGGCCGCGATGTGTTTGCACGGGTGGTTTATGGTTTTCAAATATCAATAACGTTAGCGCTTATTGTAGTTTTTTTCTCAAAATTAATTGGTATTTTGGTTGGTGGCGCTTTGGGCTATTATGGAGGCAAATTAGACATTTATGCCCTGCGCTTTATTGAGGTGTTTAGTTTTGTGCCTTTTTTATTTATGGTGATGATTTTAGTGCAGTTTATTAAGCCAAATTTGTTTTTTTTAGCCATGTTGCTGGTTATTTTAGGCGGCTGGATAGGCACAACTTACTATGTTAGAGCCGAGTATTACCGCGAAAAATCACGCGATTATGTTTCGGCAGCAAAAGCCATGGGCGCCAGTGATTTTAAAATTATGTATCAACATATTTTGCCTAATGCACTTACGCCTGTAATAACCTTTATTCCGTTTAGTATTGTAGGCTCAATTACAAGTTTGGTTGGCCTCGACTTTTTGGGCTTTGGCCTTCAACCGCCTACGCCAAGTTGGGGCGAGCTAATTCAACAGGGAATGGACGATATTAAAGAATATTGGCTAATTATGACGCCATTGGTTATGATGTTTTTTACCCTAACTACTATTACCTTTATTGGCGAGGGCATACGTCAAGCCTTTGACCCGCGCAATTATTCGCGTTTGCGTTAA
- a CDS encoding HD domain-containing protein produces MLFNFIAEHQSIIAIIAQAAQQLNTPAWLVGGYVRDNLLNRPCKDIDVVCVGSGIELAKTAAALLPNATQVAIFANFGTAMFKINDYDLEVEFVGARRESYDRQSRKPVVEDGSFEDDQNRRDFTINTLAVSLNRADFGHLIDSFNGLSDLNDKIIRTPLDADITFSDDPLRMLRAIRFATQLGFQIHPDTWRAIIRNAHRIEIISFERITDELNKIMATPKPSVGFIKLHQAGLLYYFLPELSQLQGVVTLDGIGHKDNFYHTLQVLDNVSQTTNNLWLRWAALLHDIGKVPTKRFENGGWTFHSHEFVGAKMVKKVFTRLKLPLTEPLRIVEKLVSMHMRPISLTKEQVTDSAVRRLMVDAGEQIDELMLLCQADITSKRPEKVRLFLENYQLLAQKMDAVEEKDRLRCWEPPIDGNLIMETFGLSPSRMVGVIKTAIREAILDGIIADEYHAAYQYMLEIAAQHGLQPVNS; encoded by the coding sequence ATGCTATTTAATTTTATTGCCGAGCACCAATCCATTATAGCCATTATAGCCCAGGCAGCGCAGCAGCTAAATACCCCTGCGTGGTTAGTAGGTGGCTATGTGCGCGACAATTTACTTAACCGCCCTTGCAAAGATATTGACGTTGTTTGCGTGGGCAGTGGTATTGAGTTGGCTAAAACGGCTGCCGCACTATTGCCCAACGCCACACAAGTAGCCATATTTGCCAATTTTGGCACCGCCATGTTTAAAATAAACGACTACGACTTAGAGGTGGAATTTGTAGGCGCACGCCGCGAAAGCTACGACCGCCAGTCAAGAAAACCTGTTGTTGAAGATGGCAGTTTTGAAGACGACCAAAATCGCCGCGATTTTACCATCAATACGCTTGCAGTTAGTTTAAACCGTGCCGATTTTGGTCATTTAATTGATAGTTTTAATGGGTTAAGCGACCTAAACGACAAAATTATACGCACCCCACTCGATGCCGATATTACTTTTTCGGACGACCCTTTGCGTATGTTGCGGGCTATACGTTTTGCCACACAATTAGGTTTTCAAATTCATCCGGATACCTGGCGGGCTATCATCCGGAACGCACACCGCATAGAAATTATCTCCTTCGAACGCATTACAGACGAGCTCAACAAAATAATGGCAACACCTAAACCTTCGGTTGGTTTTATCAAATTGCACCAAGCTGGTTTACTGTACTATTTTTTGCCCGAACTATCGCAACTACAAGGGGTGGTCACCCTTGACGGGATTGGCCATAAAGACAATTTTTATCACACCTTGCAAGTTTTAGACAACGTTAGCCAAACTACCAATAACCTGTGGCTGCGCTGGGCGGCCCTGCTGCACGATATTGGCAAAGTACCTACCAAACGTTTTGAAAACGGCGGGTGGACTTTTCATAGTCACGAGTTTGTTGGGGCAAAAATGGTAAAAAAAGTATTTACACGCTTAAAACTGCCGCTTACCGAGCCACTGCGCATAGTTGAAAAGTTAGTTTCGATGCACATGCGCCCTATTTCGCTTACCAAAGAGCAAGTTACCGACTCGGCAGTACGCCGACTTATGGTTGATGCCGGCGAGCAAATTGACGAGCTAATGCTGCTTTGCCAAGCCGACATAACTTCGAAACGCCCCGAAAAAGTGCGGCTTTTTTTAGAAAACTACCAACTGTTGGCGCAAAAAATGGATGCCGTTGAAGAAAAAGACCGCTTGCGTTGTTGGGAGCCCCCTATTGATGGAAATCTAATAATGGAAACTTTTGGGCTATCGCCCAGCCGGATGGTAGGTGTAATTAAAACAGCCATCCGCGAAGCCATACTCGATGGTATTATAGCCGATGAGTACCATGCAGCTTATCAATATATGCTCGAAATTGCCGCACAACACGGTTTGCAGCCGGTAAATAGTTAG